The nucleotide sequence CAGCGGGGTGCTGACGTACTCGGGGCGCGGGTCGGCCGGGTGGGGCACGTTGGCGAGCAGTACCGTCACGTCCTGCTCGGCGCGCAGGGTCACGGCGGCGCCGGGGCCGGCGGAGCCGGTGAAGTCCAGGGTGCCGTCCTCGCGTACCTCCACGCCCTGGAAGAACGAGAGCGAGGGCGGGAGGTCCCGGGGTTCGAGGCCGTTCTTGGCGGCGGCCAGCTTGAACAGTTCGCGTCCGGCGGGGGAGGGGGACTGCGGGGTGCCGTCCCCGTACCGCTCGGTGTTGCGTACGAGGGTGGAGGTGCCGCACAGCGCGTCGTGGCGGCCCGAGGTGTCCGCGACGACCGACGCGAGGACGCGGCCCTGGTCGGACAGGAGCAGGACGCCCTCGCCCAGGTAGGCGTTCCACTGGACCTTGACGGTGTCGGCGACGTTCAGCCGTTCCCAGGGGCGGTCGGCGTGGTGCAGGAGCAGATGCGCGCACGCGTCGCCGCGCAGGTCGGTGAGGCGGAACTCGGTGCCCCGGGCGAGCACTCTGTGGGAGTAGTTGCCGCCCGCCACCGTCTCCGCCCAGACCAGCCGCTCCGCGTCGCAGGGCGGGGCCGGCCAGCGGCTCGCGGGCACCACGGGCATCGCCTCGGCCTGGGCGCCCTCCTGCGCGCGGGCGTGGTCGCGTGCTCCGTACGTCGTCGATGTCGCCATCGTGGGACCTCCGGGTGCGGCGTGTATTTCTGTCGTGCGACAGAAATTAGGGGCGGGGCGGGTCGCCGCCATGTCCCTGGCGTTGCGGGCCGGTTACCGACCCCTCACGATGGTCGTGCCTCGCCGGGGGCCCGGCGAACCGTGCGACCGGTCACAGCGGACGCATGGGTGACGTGTGCGAGGATCGAACGCATGGGAAGCGCGGGTGGCACCGGTGGGCGGCGGGTCGGCAGGCCCCGGGCCGACGGCCGGCCCGAGAGCGGACTGTCGCCCCGCGACGAACTGCGCGCCTCCGCGGCCGAGTTGTTCACGACGCGGGGCTACGCGGCCACCACCACCCGGGCCGTCGCCGAGCGCGCCGGTATGCGGCAGGCGTCCATGTACCACTACGTCTCCGGCAAGGAGGAGCTGCTCGCCGAGCTGCTGGAGTCCACGGTCACCCCGTCGCTCGCGTACGCCCGTGAGCTCCTCGCCCAGGACGGTGCCCGCGCCGAGGAGCGGCTCCGGGAGCTGTGCCGCGCCGATGTCGCCCTCCTCTGCGGCGGCCCGCACAACCTCGGCGGCCTGTACCTCCTGCCGGAGGTCCGCGCCGAACGCTTCGCCGGCTTCCACGCCGTGCGGGCCGAACTCAAGGACGCCTACCGGCAGTTGATCGCGGCCACGGCCGCGGGCGGGACGCTCGCCAGGAGTGAGCTGGATCTGCGTACGGATCTCGTCTTCGGGCTGATCGAGGGTGTCATCCTCGTCCATCGCTCGGACCCCGGGCGCCCCGTCTCCGCCTTTGCCGAGGCAACGGCGGACGCCGCGCTGCGCATCGCCGGCGTCTGAGGGAAGGCCCCCGGCAGGCCGTCTCCGGTATTCGATTCACCCTGTCAAGGGGCTCTTCTCGTACGCCCGTCCGTCGTTACACAGCGTGTGCGAATGGCGCCCCAGCGTGTAAATGACCAGAGCGTACTCCGGTCATGAGGGTGATTTCAGGCAGTTGCTGAATATGACACAGCGATGATCCGGTCGGACTAAGCTCGCCCGCAGCGCACCGAGTTGAGATGTATTCGTGCGCTTGTTCCAAAAAATACCGAAGATCCAGTTTGATTCGCGGATGAACCCGAGCAACCGCCGGCGACTCCCCGCAAATCCCCCGACCTACAGCCGAACTGTCTTAGAGGGCATACATGGTGAGTGTTCAATCGCCTCCCGGTGGCCGTGAACTTCCCTACGCACGCGTGCTGCCGCTACCGGCGATACTGATGGCCGCGGCGACCGGAACCACCGTCTCCCTGGTGACGGGGTCGGCCCGGCTCGCTGTCGGCTTGTGCGGAGCCGTCGCGACGCTCCTGCTGATCGTGGTCGCCGTCGTCGCGGTGCGCGGCGGCCGTCGTACGGTCCGCGAACTGCGTGCCGAACAGCAGCGGCGGACCGTCCTCCTCGAACAGCGGATCGCCGCCCACGACCAGGAATTCACCCGGCTGGGCAAGGAGATCCTGCCCGCCGCGCTGTACCGGCTGCGCGGCGGAGAATCCCCCGCAGAGGTGATTCGCCACGTCGTCGACGGTGACAACGAGTGGCGCGAAATCCCCGAGTCCCAGCGAGACCTGCTGCGCACCCTGCTCACCATCGTCGACCGCGAGGACGCGGTCCGCGACTCCTCGCAGCGGTCGTTCGTCAACATCGCCCGACGCGTGCAGGCGATCGTCCACCAGCAGAACAACGAACTCCGCGAGATGGAGGAGGACCACGGGCGCAACCCCGAGGTCTTCGACGACCTGCTGCGCATCGACCACGGCACCGCCCTGATCGGCCGCCTGGCCGACTCCATCGCCGTCCTCGGCGGCGGCCGCCCCGGCCGTGTCTGGTCCCGCCCCGTCCCGCTGTACAGCGTGCTGCGCGGCGCCATGTCCCGCATCCTGGAGTACCGCCGCATCGAGCTCGACTCGATCGCCAAGGTCAACGTCGACGGTGTGGCCGTCGAACCGGTCATCCACGCCTGTGCCGAACTCCTCGACAACGCCACCCGCTACTCGCCGCCCCACACCAAGGTGCACGTCACCGCCGTGGAGGTGCAGACCGGCATCGCCATCGAGATCGAGGACGGCGGCATCAGCCTCAGCGAGGAGACCCGCGCCAAGGTCGAGAACATGCTCGCCCAGGCCCAGCAGGGCATGGACGTGCAGGACATGGGCGACACCCCGCGCCTCGGCCTCGCCGTCGTGGGGCGGCTGTCGACCATGTACAACATGCAGATCTCGCTGCGACCGTCCGCCTACGGCGGCGTCCGCGCCGTCGTCGTCGTACCGCGCGACATGCTCACCCAGGAGCCCGCCCCCGGCCTGGCCCACGGCATCGGCGCCGGCGCCGTGTCGATCATGGACAACGGCGGCGTCGAAGGCCCCAACCGCAAGGCGAAGCGCCGTCGCCCGACCACCGGACCGCGGATCCCGAGTTCCGCGGAGGACATGGGCCAGGGCGGGGGCCAGGACATGGAGGACGACGTCCCCGTCGTCACCGAGTGGACGGCCAACGGCCTGCCGCAGCGGCGCAGCCGGAACAAGATCCCGCTCAGCCAGCGCTATGCCGAGGCCGCCGCCGCGGAGGCCGCGGCCGAGGCCGCCATGGCCGCCGCCCCGGTGTGGCAGCCGGAGCCCGACCCGGAGAAGAAGCAGCCCCCGCCCGGCATGTGGGTCGAGGCGTTCATGGCCGGACTCAAGGGCGACCCCGACCCGAACGCCTTCAGGAACCATCCGGACGACCCGACGGCGTCCACCGCACATACCGCGAACACCGAGCCGGCCCGCACCGAGGCCGACGACGAGGGGGACCTCAAGTGATCCAGCGACGGGCCAATTTCGACTGGCTGCTGAAGGATCTGGCCGACGGCGTACCCGGCATCCAGCAGATCGTCGTGCTCTCCGCCGACGGCCTGCGGATCGCCCGCCACGGCGGCGACCCGGACGCCGCCGACCGGGTCGCCGCGGCCTGCGCGGGACTGCAGAGCCTGGCCGGCGCCGTGGCCGACGAGATCCCGCAGAGCGACGGCCACATGCGCATGGTCATCATCGAGATCAACGGAGGCTACTTCTATCTGATGGCCGCCGGCTCCAACGCCTATCTCGCGGTGCTCGCCAACGAGATCGCGGAGCCCGGACTGATGAGCAACCGCATGCGCGACCTCGTCGACCGGATCGGCTCCCACCTCACCAGTCCGCCGCGGCGGAACGGGCAGACCGTATGACGCCTCCGCGTCGCCAGCGGCGCCAGCCCAAGCACGAGCACGAACCGCCTCCCCCGCCGCCGCCCCAGGACGACCCCACGAGCGAAACGACCGAGACGGGGGGACGTCCGCCCGAGCGGCTCTACATCCTCACCGGCGAGGACGGCGAGCGGGCTCCGATCGACCTCGTCACGTTAATCGTGGCGCGCGCCGATCCGCCGCCGTCGGCCGCTCCGGAGCAGTCGGCGCTGCTCCGGATCTGCCAGGCACCCCTGTCCGTGGCCGAGATCTCGGCCTATCTCAATCTGCCGATCAGCGTGGTGACCGTCCTGCTCACCGAGCTGCTGACGGCCGAACTGGTACAGGCACGCGCACCGGTCGTCCGGCAGGCGCGGGCAGACCGTTCCCTCCTCGAAGCGGTGATGCATGGACTTCAAAAGCTCTGACACCATCACGGGTCCACGGACCGAGGACCACCTGCCGCACACCGCGCAGGCCGCGGCGAAGATCGTGATCGTGGGCGGTTTCGGCGTCGGCAAGACGACCATGGTGGGGTCCGTCAGCGAGATCAGGCCGCTGACGACCGAGGAGACCATGACGCAGGCCGGCATCGGGGTCGACGACAACTTCGGCTCCAAGTCCAAGACGGCCACCACCGTGGCCATGGACTTCGGCCGCATCAGCGTCACGGACGAGCTGGTGCTCTATCTGTTCGGCACCCCCGGGCAGGAGCGCTTCTGGTTCCTGTGGAACGGCCTGTTCGAGGGCGCCCTCGGCGCGGTCGTCCTGGTCGACACCCGTCGGCTGGAGGTCAGCTTCGACGTCATGGGCCGCCTGGAGGAGCGCGGTGTGCCCTTCGTCGTGGCGGTCAACGACTTCCCGGACGCGCCCCGCTACGACATCGAGGAAATGCGTCAGGCCCTCGACCTTGCCCGGGAGATCCCGATCCTCCGCTGCGACGCACGCCGCCGGGCGTCCAGCAGGGACGTCCTGATGACCCTCATGACCTTCCTGCACTCCCTGACGACGTCGGGGGCGGGGACGGGAGCGGCGGCATCGGGGGCGGCGTCGGCATGACTCGCGCCTGACCCCTGTACGGCCCGGCGGCTCGTACGGTCCATCCGGCCCATGCGGGCCATGCGACTCGTGCGGCCCCACAACTTTCCAGACACCGGATCCACCTCAGTTCGAAAGCGATCACCGTGACGCCTGAATCAAACTCCCTCACCGGCACGGACGACCCCACGCTCGTGCCGCCCCCCGGCTGCCCCGCCCACGGCATGGGCGCCGGCGGACTGCGCCGGCTCTACGGCCCCGAGGCGGAGGACCTGGGAGCCGTGTACGAGAAACTGCGCACGGAACACGGGTCGGTGGCCCCCGCCCTGCTCCACGACGACGTGCCTGTCTGGGTGGTGCTCGGGCACGGGGAGAACCTGCACATGGTGAGTACGCCGTCGCAGTTCTGCAAGGACACCCGGTTGTGGAACCCCATGCGAGAGGGGGCGGTCAAGCCCGACCACCCCCTCATGCCGCACTTCGCCTGGCAGCCCATCTGCGCCCACGCCGAGGGCGACGAGCACCTGCGGCTGCGCGGCGCGGTCACCGGCGCCATGTCGACCATCGACCACCGGGGCATCCGCCGCTACATCAACCGCGCGACCCAGCACCTCGTCAACAAGTTCTGCGAGGACGGCAGCGCCGACCTGGTCGGCCAGTTCGCCGAACACCTGCCGATGGCGGTGATGTGCGAGATCCTCGGCATGCCCGAGGAGTACAACGAACGGCTGGTGCACTCCGCCCGTGACTGTCTGAAGGGCAGCGAGACCGCGCTCGTCAGCCACGCCTATGTGATGGAGGCCCTGGACCGGCTCACCGCCCGCCGCCGGGCCCAGCCCCAGGAGGACTTCACCAGCCACCTCATCACGCACCCGGCCGGGCTCACCGACGACGAGGTCAGGGAACACCTGCGCGTGGTGCTCCTCGCCGCCTACGAGGCCACCGCCAACCTCCTCGCCAACGTGCTGCGCGTGGTGCTCACCGATCCCGGCTTCCGCGCCCAGCTGAAGGGCGGCCAGATGACCGTGCCGGAGGCGGTCGAGCAGTCCCTGTGGGACGAACCGCCGTTCAGCACCGTCTTCGCCTACTTCGCCAAGCAGGAGACCGAGCTGGGCGGCCAGCGCATCCGCAAGGGCGACGGACTCCTCCTCGGCATGGCGCCGGGCAACGTCGACCCCCGCGTCCGTCCCGACCTCAAGGCGAACATGCAGGGCAACCGCTCGCACCTCGCCTTCGGCGGCGGCCCCCACGAGTGCCCGGGCCAGGACATCGGCCGCGCCATCGCCGACGTCGGCGTCGACGCGCTGCTGACCCGTGTTCCGGACATCCAGCTCTCCTGCCCGGAGGACGAGCTGCGGTGGCGGGAGTCCATCTCCAACCGGCATCTGGTGGAACTGCCCGTGACGTTCGTGCCGCGGCCCCCGCAGGACGTCATGCAGCGGCCCGCCGTCAACCCGGTGCCGCCGAGGCCCCCACAGCAGCGGCGGGGCGGCACGCGGCTGCCGCAGGCCGTCTCCCCGGAACCCGCGGTGACGGTGGCCGAGCCCGCACCGCAGCCCGGACCGGCCGTTCGGCCGGGCCTGTTCCGGCGCATCCTGCGCTGGTTCGGCGGCAACTGAGCCGACCGGGCACCGGGACCACGCCGCCCCCACCTCGTACCCGGGTTACGTCGCCCCCGCCTCGTACCCGGTTACGTCGCCCACCCCTCGTACGAGGACCAGGCCCGCAGCTCGCGCGGGCTGACGAACCGGTGTTCGCGCCCTGTGACCGGGTCGGTGAACGCGAGGCTCCGCGCCAGCAGTTGGAGCGGTCGTCGGAAGTCACCGGCCGGCACGGGCGGGGAGACCACCGGATAGAGGGGATCGCCGAGGATCGGCAACCCCAACGCGCTCATGTGCACCCGCAGTTGGTGCGTCTGCCCGGTACTCGGCGCCAGCCGGTACCGGGCACGCCCGTCCCGGTGCTCCAGCAACTCGACCCGGCTGACGGCGTTCGGCTCTCCCTCGACCTCGTAGGCCGCCATGACCCCGCGCTCCTTGACGATCCGGCTGCGCACGGTGCGGGGCAGAACCAGCGCCGGGTCGTACGGGGCGACCGCCTCGTACTCCTTGCGCACCCGCTTGTCCCGGAACAGCGACTGGTACGCGCCGCGTTCCTCGGGCCGCACGGTGAACAGCACCACCCCGGCGGTGAGCCGGTCCAGCCGGTGCGCCGCGCCGAGTGCCGGGATGCCCAGCTCCCTGCGCAGCCTGGCCAGGGCCGTCTCGGTGACATGGCTGCCGCGCGGGGTGGTGGCCAGGAAGTGCGGCTTGTCGGCCACCACCACGTGCTCGTCCCGGTACAGGACGTCGATCGAGAACGGCACCCGTTCCTCGTCGGGCAGCTCCCGGTGGAACCACACGGACATGCCCGGCACGTACGCCATGTCCCGCGGCACCGGACGCCCGGTGACGTCCACGATCAGTCCCGCGTCGAGCATCTCGTCGATCACCCCGGCCCCGGCCGAGAGCCGCGCCACGAGATGATCCCGTACGGTCGCCCACGCGTCCCCGACAGGCAACCGCACCCGCACCGGGTCCACCCCGTCGCGCTGCGGCAGGGGAGAGGGCGGGGACGGGTTGCGGCGTCTCATCACGATCAAGCATACGAGCGGCCCTGGCTCGGCCCGGTTCGGCTCTGTCCGGTCCGGCTCGGTTCGGCTCGGCCCGGGGTCCGGCACGCTTGTTCAGGCGAGGAGTCGTGTGGTCTGCGGGTCCTGCCGTGGGCTCGGGTGGAGACGGTGGGACTGCTCGACTTCCTGCGGGCGGGTGGGGCCGTGCGGCCCGGCGAGCCGGATGCGATTGGCCGCGGTGAACGCCTCGTCGAGCCATGGGTCCGTCGGCACCTCGCCGAAGAGCCGTTCGAGCTCGCGGACCATCGGCGGAGCCAGCGGGAACCGCCTCCCCTGGCGGCGCTCCTGATACCGGTCCTGGATCTGCACGAAGAGGAAACCGCTGCGGCCGAAGTGGACCAGTGGCTCGGGTGCGCCGGTGAAGACCAGATCGTCGATCAGGTCGAGGTAGATCGACCGGTAGCTGGCCTTGCGCTCCTCCGTCCGGTGTTTGCTCGACGTCGGCTGGTGGTCGTCCGCCGAGTAGATGCCGAGCGTGGACTTGCACAGATCCATGGAGAGGCAGTCGCAGAGCGCGCTGTCCATGAGCCAGGGGAAGGACACGGGGCCCGTCGCGCTGTTGCGGGCCACCATGATGGCGGTCCCGTACGCGTTTCCGGTGTTGCCCCGGAACATGACCCCGTCCCACATGTTCGGCGAGTCGTTCAGCGCGTCCTGGAGCCCGACGTGTTCGTCCCCCGGCAGGAAGTCCATCTTCTCCGCGTACTGGACGATGGCCTGCCGGACCAGCGACAGCAGCGCGTGGACCGCGTCGCGCCCCCAGCCGGCCGCGTCCATCGCCCGCACCAGGTCGGGCACGGATCGGCCGTACATGCGAAAGCGGCCACCGACCAGATCGAGCGGGGGTATGCAGATGTCGTCGATGACGGTGGCGAAGGCTATGTAGTGGAGCCCCAACGGGTCCGCGCCGAACCGCTCACCGCACCAGCAGGCCATCCACTGGACGGTGTCCCGGCAGGCGCGGGACACCGTGTCGGCGGCCTTCACATCGTGCTTCTTCGTCCAGTCGGCATAGTGCTCGGGAGTCCTGCCACCTCGTGCCTGTACGGTGTCCCACCGCTCTGTGACCTTCTCCAGCAGTGGCCACACATTCACCTCGTGGCACTGGGCGACCGGGCCGGCGTACCCGTGCTCACCCATGACGGCGTACAGGTGAGCGGTCTGCTTGTTGTAACGGGACCTCGTGGCCGCGGGACGGACGGTTTTCGCCGGGCTCCGCGGGTAGTGAAGGAACGAACACGTCAAACCGCGATCGCAAGCCGGTCCGCACCAGAGTTCGTGCGACCGGTGCAGCAGCTCCTGAATCCCCCTCGTGCCTGACAGCTGCTCGAGAGCTTCTTGCGCAGAGCCCTTCCAAGCGAGCATGTCCGGGGTAACCATCGAGACGTCAACGCCATTTGATGCCATAGCCCGAGCCTCCGCAAGAAGTCCCCACTTCTGGCTGCAATCCCAGCGTGCGGGCGACGGCCGGTCGCCGTGAAGGGGCGTACGGCGAGCGTACTGCGGCACATAAGGGGCGCATTCGGTTGAAAATTTGTCATGAATGATACGCAGGTTGGCTGGAGTTGTCCCCTGCTTCGATCACGACTGTTTGATTGTCACGGTTGACCCGGCGCCGCCGGAGTGGATTCCCCAGTGGCGCGCATCCGTCGGGTCCGCGTCAGGTGGTAGAGGAGGCCGAGGGCCACCGTGGTGAGCAGGAACAGAAGGGTGAACCACTGGAAGTACCAGTGACCGCCTGCGGGGTCGTAGACCTCGGCGCGGGGCCAGGCCAGGTTGGCGGTCATGAAGAGGCCGTAGAGGAGAGCGAGGGCGTTGACGGGGGTGCCCCAACGGCCGAGGGAGAAGAGGGGCTTGCCGGTCTCGTCGGTGCCGCCGGAGGGGAGGGTGCCCTTCAGGCGCCGTACCAGGAGCGGGCCGGTGACCATCGCGTACGCCAGGTACAGCATCACGATGCAGGTGGTGCCGATGGCCAGGAACGCCTCCGGCGAGGCGAAGTTGAGGAGCAGCAGGGCGGCGGCGAGGACGCCGACGACCAGGGCGGGGGCGGTGGGCATGCCCGTGCGCGGGTTGACCCTGGAGAGCGACCCGGCGAAGGGGAGCCGGCCGTCGCGGGCCATCGAGAAGAGCATGCGGCAGGCCGACGTCTGGATCGCGAGCGTGGCCACGGCGATCGCCACCACCACGTCGGCCAGCAGGAAGCGGCCCACTCCGTCGCCGAGGCTGCTGGTCAGCACATAGCTCAGGCCGTCCACGCCCAGCCTGCCGTCGGTGAGGCTGGGCGCGGCGAGCAGACCGGCCAGGACGAGGAGACCGCCGAGCAGGCCGGCCGCGCCGAGTGCCGTCAGGATCGTGCGGGGCGCGGTGCGGCGGGGGTGGTGGGTCTCCTCGCTCATCTCGCCCGCGCTGTCGAAGCCGATCATCACGTACGCCGCCATGAACGAGCCCACCAGCAGGGCGCCGAGGAGGTCGGTGCTGCCCTCGGTGGTGTGGAAGGTGATGCCGGGGGAGCGCTCGGAGTGGGTGAGCAGGAGGACGATGATCAGGATCGCGCCGATGATCTCGGCGGTCACGCCGACCCGGTTGACCACGGACAGCACCCGGTTGTCGAGGACGTTCACGAACGTGGTGAGGGCCAGCAGGATCACGCCCAGGACGGCCGCGTTCGCCGCGCCCGTCGCCGTGGTGGGTGCCGGGTCGCCGCCCACGATCTGGAAGCCCGACCAGATCGCGGGCATCACCATCTGCAGCGCGAGCGCGGCCGCCGCGACCACCACGATCTGCCCGATCACCATGATCCAGCCGGCGAACCAGCCGAACGTCGGGTTGGACAGCCGGGACGACCACTGATAGATCGCGCCCGATATCGGGTAGCGCGCCGCGAGCTCCGCGAAGCACGCGGCCACCAGCAGCTGGCCGATCAGCACCGCCGGCCAGGTCCAGAAGAAGACCGGGCCGCCGAAGGCGTACCCGAAGGCGAAGAACTGGAAGACGGTCGTGAGGACCGAGATGAAGGAGAAACCGGCGGCGAACGAGGCGTACCCGCGCAGACTGCGGTGCAGTTCCTGGCGGTAGCCGAACTCGGTCAGGGAGCGGTCGTCGGGGGAGTGGGGTGGCTCCGGACGGACATCGTGGGCGGTGCTCGTCATGGCGGCAACCTGCTTTCGCACGAGCGGCGCGAGCATTCGCGCCCGAGTGGCGCGAATTCCTGTCGGGCGACAGAAATTAGGGGAGGCCTGTGTCGCACGTGTCACGCGACCGTGTCCGGGGCGAGCCCAAATCCTCACGACCGTCGCGGGGGTGCGCAGTTGGGGGCAGGAGAGGTGAGTGAGGGGTTCGGCGAGGGAGTGCGTGCGTCGTCGGTCCTCGCCGTCGGGCGCGCCGGCGACCCTGTGCGAGGATCCACGGATGAATGACGCGTCGCCCTCCTACCGGCTCCTTTCGGGCGCGCACGAGTCACCCGTGCTGCTGCACGTGCCGCACGCTTCACGGGTGATCCCGGCGGGCGTCCGGGACGGGATCGTGCTCGACGATGCCGCGCTGGAGCGGGAGTTGGACCACATCACCGACGCGTACACGGACCTGATCGCGGAGCGGGCCGCCGAGCGGTCGGCCGCACGCCCCTGGCGGTTCGTGAACCGGCTGTCCCGGCTCGTGATCGACCCCGAGCGGTTCCCGGACGAGCGGGAGGAGATGCTGGCGGTGGGGATGGGGGCGGTCTACACGAGGACCACGCATCGGGAGGCCCTTCGAGGGGTCGCTCACGACGGACAGCCCCTCGTCGACCGCTACTTCCACCCGTACGCCGCCGCCATGACCGCCGCCGTGAGGGACCGGCTGGAGGCCGTGGGCCGGGCCGTGATCGTCGACGTCCACTCGTACCCGAGCGAGCCCCTGCCCTACGAACTGCACGGCGACGGCCCCCGGCCGCCCGTCTGCCTGGGAACCGACCCCTTCCACACCCCGGCCGGCCTGCTTGCCGCCGCCGAGGACGCGTTCGCCGGGTTCGGCGGCACCGGCGTCGACAGTCCCTTCGGGGGCGCGTACGTCCCGCTGGAGTACTACGGGCACGATGCGCGGGTGACGGCCCTGATGATCGAGATCCGCCGGGATGTCTACATGAGCGAGCCGGGTGGGGCGGCGGGGCCGGGAGTGAGGGTGGTCGCGGACGCGCTGGCCCGGTTGGTGGACGTACTCACGACCGTCTGAACGTCCCCAGCCCGGTCTCGTCGAACGCCTCGATCGTCACCGATGTCGCCCTGCCGTTCTCGTCGCCCTTGAAGGTCACGCCCGACGGGCCGCTGGCGTTCTCGCCCACCGTGTCGAAGGAGAACGTGTCGCCCGCGTAGTGGGTCAGGCGGAAGGTCGTGGGCTTCGGGCCGAGGCGCATGGTCAGGTCGCCGTTGGTCTCGGTGACCGTGACGGGGCCGTAGTACGGGTTGGCGTAGGTGCCCGTGCAGGTGGAGTCGGCGCGGGCGTCGGAGGCGTCGTCCGGGGGCTTGGAGTAGTCGGTGGGGGAGCGGGACTTCTGGGCCTCCTGCTCGTAGATCTGGCCGGCCAGGTCCAGCCAGTCCTCGGTCGGCTTGCCGTGCTGGGCCGTGTCGAGGAAGTCGAGCGAGACGGCGTCGGCCAGGCCGACGGGTGCGCCGTTGGTGAGGACGGCGATGCCGAGCTGTTCGCCGGGCAGCATCGTGACGTTCGTGTGGGCACCGAGGGCGAATGCGCCGGTGTGGCTCAGGCGGAGACGGCCGAGGTCGTCGTAGGAGACGTTCCAGCCGAGGCCGTAGAAGCCGGCACGGCCCGCCGGTGCGGGCGGCGGGGCGGAGACGATCGCGGGGGCGTGGGTGCGTTCGAGGGGATCGGCGGCGATGACGCGGTCGCCGTCCAGCTCGCCGTTGGCGAGCTGGAGCCGCAGCCAGAGGGAGAGGTCGCGGGCCGTGGAGCTCGCACCGCCCGCCGGGGACTGGGCATCGGCGTCCCGTACGTACCGCGCCTCCCAGTCGCCGGTGTTCCCGCTCTCGGCGCCGTCCTCACGGACGTGGGCGAAGGCCTTGTTGTTCGCGCCCTCGTAGTCGCTGAAGCGGGAGCTGGTGGCATCCATGCCGGCCGGCTTGTAGAGGATGTCCTCGGAGAGCTTCTCCCAGCTCGTCCCGGCGGCGTCGGCGACGGCCTGACCCGCCGCCGTGAGGCCGAAGTTGGTGTACGCGTAGCTCGCGCGGAACGGCGTCAGGGGCTCCAGACGGAGGTGTTCGAGGATGTAGTCGCGGTCGTAGCCGAGGTCCTCCAGGAGATCCCCGGCGTGGTCGGGCAGGCCGCTGCGGTGGGAGAAGAGGTCGGCCAAGGTGACGTGGTCGGTCACCCAGGGGGCCTTGAGGGCGAAGCCGGGGAGGTGTTCGGCCACCGGGTCGTCCCAGTCGACGATCTTGTCGCCGATGGCCCCGGCGACCACGGTCGAGGCCAGCGGTTTCGAGAGGGAGGCCAGTTGGAACACGGTGTCCGGGTCGACCCGGCCGTCCTGGCCGACGTGCCGCTTGCCGTAGCCGTCCAGGTGGACGACCTGGTCCTTGTGGACGACGGCCACCGAGACCCCGGGCACCCCGGTCCGGTCCATGCCGCGCTCGACGATGCCGTCGAGGGCGTCGACCGCCCGGTCGACGTCCTCCTGCGTGAGCCGGGGCGGCGGCTGCGGCGGGGGAGCGGCGGAGGCGGTACCGATGCCGTACGGGGCACCGCCGAGGACGAGGAGCGCGGCCAGGGCCGTCGCGCCCCGGACCCTGCCTCCGCGTGCCGTCGTGTGCCGAACAGCCATGGATTCATTCAAACGGGTGAGTCGGGCTTTGTCCTGCGGAGGCAGGGGGTCCGGCAGCGGGGGCGCGCGGGCGGGGTTGCCGAACCGCACGGGTCACGTGGACCGTGCTGCCGGGGCCCCGTGGGCCGGGCCACTGGGGGCCTGTCGGCTGGCCTACTGGCGCCCCGTGGAGTCATGCGGTAGGTCGCCGGGCCGTACGAGGTCGCGTGTGGCCGAACTCGTACGGCGTCGTCGCGCCCGCCGGTCGCCGGGCCCTGAGCGGGTTACGCGGGCCGGGCCGCCGGTCGCCCGTGTGGTTGCGCGGGGTGGTGGCCGGGGGCGCACGAAGCCGTGCGCGCAGCCACCCTCGTACGGGGTCGCGTCGGC is from Streptomyces sp. NBC_01314 and encodes:
- a CDS encoding urea amidolyase associated protein UAAP1 translates to MATSTTYGARDHARAQEGAQAEAMPVVPASRWPAPPCDAERLVWAETVAGGNYSHRVLARGTEFRLTDLRGDACAHLLLHHADRPWERLNVADTVKVQWNAYLGEGVLLLSDQGRVLASVVADTSGRHDALCGTSTLVRNTERYGDGTPQSPSPAGRELFKLAAAKNGLEPRDLPPSLSFFQGVEVREDGTLDFTGSAGPGAAVTLRAEQDVTVLLANVPHPADPRPEYVSTPLEVLAWRAGPTRPGDPLWEATPEGRRAFLNTAEFLAARGIA
- a CDS encoding TetR/AcrR family transcriptional regulator, whose translation is MGSAGGTGGRRVGRPRADGRPESGLSPRDELRASAAELFTTRGYAATTTRAVAERAGMRQASMYHYVSGKEELLAELLESTVTPSLAYARELLAQDGARAEERLRELCRADVALLCGGPHNLGGLYLLPEVRAERFAGFHAVRAELKDAYRQLIAATAAGGTLARSELDLRTDLVFGLIEGVILVHRSDPGRPVSAFAEATADAALRIAGV
- a CDS encoding sensor histidine kinase codes for the protein MVSVQSPPGGRELPYARVLPLPAILMAAATGTTVSLVTGSARLAVGLCGAVATLLLIVVAVVAVRGGRRTVRELRAEQQRRTVLLEQRIAAHDQEFTRLGKEILPAALYRLRGGESPAEVIRHVVDGDNEWREIPESQRDLLRTLLTIVDREDAVRDSSQRSFVNIARRVQAIVHQQNNELREMEEDHGRNPEVFDDLLRIDHGTALIGRLADSIAVLGGGRPGRVWSRPVPLYSVLRGAMSRILEYRRIELDSIAKVNVDGVAVEPVIHACAELLDNATRYSPPHTKVHVTAVEVQTGIAIEIEDGGISLSEETRAKVENMLAQAQQGMDVQDMGDTPRLGLAVVGRLSTMYNMQISLRPSAYGGVRAVVVVPRDMLTQEPAPGLAHGIGAGAVSIMDNGGVEGPNRKAKRRRPTTGPRIPSSAEDMGQGGGQDMEDDVPVVTEWTANGLPQRRSRNKIPLSQRYAEAAAAEAAAEAAMAAAPVWQPEPDPEKKQPPPGMWVEAFMAGLKGDPDPNAFRNHPDDPTASTAHTANTEPARTEADDEGDLK
- a CDS encoding roadblock/LC7 domain-containing protein; amino-acid sequence: MIQRRANFDWLLKDLADGVPGIQQIVVLSADGLRIARHGGDPDAADRVAAACAGLQSLAGAVADEIPQSDGHMRMVIIEINGGYFYLMAAGSNAYLAVLANEIAEPGLMSNRMRDLVDRIGSHLTSPPRRNGQTV
- a CDS encoding DUF742 domain-containing protein yields the protein MTPPRRQRRQPKHEHEPPPPPPPQDDPTSETTETGGRPPERLYILTGEDGERAPIDLVTLIVARADPPPSAAPEQSALLRICQAPLSVAEISAYLNLPISVVTVLLTELLTAELVQARAPVVRQARADRSLLEAVMHGLQKL
- a CDS encoding ATP/GTP-binding protein, encoding MDFKSSDTITGPRTEDHLPHTAQAAAKIVIVGGFGVGKTTMVGSVSEIRPLTTEETMTQAGIGVDDNFGSKSKTATTVAMDFGRISVTDELVLYLFGTPGQERFWFLWNGLFEGALGAVVLVDTRRLEVSFDVMGRLEERGVPFVVAVNDFPDAPRYDIEEMRQALDLAREIPILRCDARRRASSRDVLMTLMTFLHSLTTSGAGTGAAASGAASA